A portion of the Paenibacillus segetis genome contains these proteins:
- a CDS encoding type Z 30S ribosomal protein S14 yields MAKTSMKVKQQRTPKFKVRAYTRCERCGRPHSVLQKFKICRICFRELAYKGQIPGVKKASW; encoded by the coding sequence GTGGCAAAAACTTCGATGAAAGTTAAACAACAACGCACGCCGAAATTCAAAGTACGGGCATATACCCGTTGCGAACGTTGTGGTCGCCCACATTCGGTACTGCAAAAGTTTAAAATATGCAGAATTTGTTTCCGTGAATTAGCTTATAAAGGCCAGATTCCTGGCGTGAAAAAAGCAAGCTGGTAA
- the rplE gene encoding 50S ribosomal protein L5 yields MAARLKERFLNEVTPALIQKFNYTTIMQVPKIEKVVINMGVGDAVANSKVLDAAVNDMQLIAGQKPVITRAKKSIAGFKLRENMPIGVKVTLRGERMYHFLDKLFNVTLPRVRDFHGVSTKAFDGRGNYTLGLKEQLIFPEIEYDQVDKVRGMDIVLVTTAKTDEESRELLTALGMPFAK; encoded by the coding sequence ATGGCAGCAAGATTGAAAGAACGCTTTTTGAACGAAGTGACACCTGCTTTGATTCAAAAATTCAACTATACGACAATTATGCAAGTGCCTAAAATCGAGAAAGTAGTAATCAACATGGGTGTGGGTGACGCTGTTGCCAACTCTAAAGTGTTGGATGCTGCAGTAAATGACATGCAATTGATCGCCGGACAAAAACCGGTAATCACTCGCGCTAAGAAATCCATCGCTGGATTTAAACTTCGTGAGAACATGCCGATCGGTGTTAAAGTAACACTTCGCGGCGAACGCATGTATCATTTCCTCGACAAATTGTTCAACGTAACGCTTCCGCGTGTACGTGACTTCCACGGTGTATCGACGAAAGCATTCGACGGACGTGGAAACTATACACTTGGCCTCAAGGAACAATTAATCTTCCCTGAGATCGAGTATGATCAAGTTGATAAAGTACGCGGTATGGATATCGTTCTTGTAACGACAGCCAAAACCGATGAAGAGTCTCGTGAATTGCTAACCGCTCTAGGTATGCCTTTCGCGAAATAA
- the rplX gene encoding 50S ribosomal protein L24, with the protein MPRLKKILESHNNKLHVKKDDTVIVITGKDKGKKGRVIAAYPRENRVLVEGVNMVKKHQKPNQLNPQGGIIEKEAPIHVSNVMHVDPKSGKVTRIGYKVLDNGKKVRIAKKSGEAID; encoded by the coding sequence ATGCCAAGACTTAAAAAAATTCTTGAATCCCATAACAATAAGTTGCACGTCAAAAAAGACGATACGGTTATCGTGATTACCGGTAAAGACAAAGGTAAAAAGGGCCGCGTCATCGCTGCTTATCCTCGTGAAAACCGTGTGCTTGTGGAAGGCGTAAATATGGTTAAGAAACATCAAAAACCTAATCAACTAAACCCACAAGGCGGCATTATCGAGAAAGAAGCTCCGATTCATGTATCGAACGTAATGCACGTTGATCCAAAGAGCGGAAAAGTAACCCGTATCGGTTACAAAGTGTTGGATAACGGCAAGAAAGTACGTATCGCTAAAAAATCCGGAGAAGCAATCGACTAA
- the rplN gene encoding 50S ribosomal protein L14 has product MIQPFTRLHVADNSGAKELMCIRVLGGTGRRTAQIGDLIVCSVKQATPGGVVKKGDVVKAVVVRTKRSVRRKDGSYIAFDENAAVVVKDDKSPRGTRIFGPVARELRDRDFMKIVSLAPEVI; this is encoded by the coding sequence ATGATTCAACCATTTACACGTTTGCATGTAGCCGATAACTCTGGCGCGAAGGAATTGATGTGTATCCGCGTTCTCGGTGGTACTGGACGTCGTACGGCTCAAATTGGTGATTTGATCGTTTGTTCCGTCAAACAAGCAACACCAGGCGGCGTTGTCAAAAAGGGTGATGTAGTCAAAGCGGTTGTGGTTCGTACTAAACGTTCCGTTCGCCGTAAAGATGGTTCTTACATCGCATTTGATGAGAATGCAGCAGTTGTTGTTAAAGATGACAAGAGCCCACGTGGTACGCGTATTTTCGGACCTGTCGCTCGCGAACTTCGCGATAGAGACTTCATGAAAATCGTTTCCTTGGCTCCGGAAGTTATCTAA
- the rpsQ gene encoding 30S ribosomal protein S17: protein MSERNNRKVQIGKVVSDKMDKTIVVAVETYKKHDLYHKRIKYTKKFKAHDENNTAKIGDVVKITETRPLSKDKRWRLSEIIEVAVVI from the coding sequence ATGAGCGAACGTAACAACCGTAAAGTGCAAATTGGTAAAGTCGTCAGCGACAAAATGGATAAAACCATTGTAGTAGCTGTAGAAACATACAAGAAGCATGATTTGTACCACAAGCGCATTAAATACACGAAAAAATTTAAAGCGCATGATGAGAACAATACTGCAAAAATCGGAGATGTTGTTAAAATCACCGAAACTCGTCCGTTGTCTAAAGACAAACGTTGGAGACTTTCAGAAATCATTGAAGTGGCAGTAGTTATCTAA
- the rpmC gene encoding 50S ribosomal protein L29 has translation MKANELRNLTTAEIEQKVAGFKEELFNLRFQLATGQLDNPTRIRDVRKEIARAKTILHERVLGITS, from the coding sequence ATGAAAGCTAATGAACTTCGCAACTTAACCACTGCTGAGATTGAACAAAAAGTCGCCGGATTTAAAGAAGAACTCTTTAATCTCCGTTTTCAATTGGCTACAGGCCAGCTTGATAACCCGACTCGCATTCGCGATGTGCGGAAAGAAATAGCTCGTGCTAAAACTATTTTACATGAGAGAGTACTTGGAATTACTAGCTAA
- the rplP gene encoding 50S ribosomal protein L16: MLVPKRVKHRKQQRGSLRGMAKGGTELNFGEFGLQATEPTWITNRQIEAARIAMTRYMKRGGKVWIKIFPDKPITQKPLEVRMGSGKGNVEKWVAVVKPGKIMFEIAGVSEEIAREAMRLAAHKLPIKTKFVKREELGGEANES; encoded by the coding sequence ATGTTGGTACCAAAACGTGTAAAACACCGCAAACAACAACGCGGTAGTTTGAGAGGTATGGCAAAAGGCGGAACTGAATTGAACTTCGGTGAATTCGGTTTGCAAGCTACTGAGCCAACTTGGATCACCAACCGCCAGATTGAAGCAGCGCGTATTGCAATGACGCGTTACATGAAACGTGGCGGTAAAGTATGGATTAAAATTTTCCCAGACAAACCAATTACTCAGAAGCCTCTTGAAGTTCGGATGGGTAGCGGTAAAGGTAACGTCGAAAAATGGGTTGCAGTTGTGAAACCAGGCAAGATCATGTTTGAAATTGCTGGTGTTTCTGAGGAAATCGCACGCGAAGCTATGCGTCTTGCTGCTCACAAACTGCCAATCAAAACTAAGTTTGTGAAACGTGAAGAATTGGGTGGTGAAGCAAATGAAAGCTAA
- the rpsC gene encoding 30S ribosomal protein S3: MGQKVNPIGLRIGIIRDWESKWYAGKDFGDLLLEDVKIREHLKNKLKDSAVSHIEIERAANRVNVTIHTAKPGMVIGKGGSEVENLRNAITKIAGGKKVHINISEIKHPDLDAILVAESIAQQLERRVSFRRALKQAIQRTMRSGAKGIKTAVSGRVGGAEIARTEGYSEGTVPLHTLRADIDYGTAEAHTTYGIIGVKVWIYRGEVLPTAKKQQAAKEGGN, encoded by the coding sequence GTGGGCCAAAAGGTAAACCCCATCGGATTGCGGATAGGAATTATTCGTGATTGGGAATCTAAATGGTACGCAGGCAAAGATTTTGGTGATCTTTTGCTGGAGGACGTAAAAATTCGTGAGCACTTGAAAAACAAACTAAAAGACTCCGCGGTATCTCATATCGAAATTGAGAGAGCGGCTAATCGTGTGAACGTGACGATCCACACTGCCAAACCAGGTATGGTTATTGGTAAAGGTGGTTCGGAAGTTGAAAACTTGCGTAATGCAATTACTAAAATTGCAGGCGGTAAGAAAGTTCACATCAATATTTCTGAAATCAAACACCCTGATCTTGATGCTATTCTCGTTGCTGAAAGCATTGCACAACAATTGGAACGTCGTGTTTCTTTCCGTCGTGCGTTGAAACAAGCAATTCAAAGAACTATGCGTTCGGGAGCAAAAGGGATTAAAACTGCAGTCAGCGGTCGCGTAGGCGGTGCTGAAATTGCTCGTACAGAAGGCTACAGCGAAGGAACTGTTCCGCTTCATACGCTTCGTGCTGATATCGACTATGGTACAGCTGAAGCTCATACGACCTATGGTATCATCGGCGTAAAAGTATGGATCTATCGTGGAGAGGTTCTTCCGACGGCTAAGAAGCAGCAAGCTGCTAAGGAAGGAGGCAACTAA
- the rplV gene encoding 50S ribosomal protein L22, producing MEAKAHARSIRIAPRKAKLVIDLIRGKQVGDAIAILRHTPKAASPIVEKLLNSAIANAEHNYSLDVNKLVVTEAFVNQGPTMKRFRPRAMGRASRINKRTSHITLVVSEK from the coding sequence ATGGAAGCAAAAGCACATGCAAGGTCAATTCGCATTGCACCTCGGAAAGCTAAGTTAGTTATTGACTTGATTCGTGGTAAGCAAGTAGGCGACGCTATCGCGATTCTCCGCCATACTCCTAAGGCGGCTTCCCCGATCGTTGAGAAGCTACTTAACTCGGCGATTGCCAATGCTGAACACAACTATTCTTTGGATGTAAATAAATTGGTTGTTACGGAGGCGTTCGTAAACCAAGGACCAACAATGAAACGTTTCCGTCCACGTGCTATGGGACGCGCAAGCCGTATCAACAAACGCACTAGCCACATCACTTTGGTGGTATCCGAAAAATAA
- the rpsS gene encoding 30S ribosomal protein S19 — protein MSRSLKKGPFIDGYLLKKVEEVGESNKKVVIKTWSRRSTIFPQFIGQTFGVYDGRKHVPVYVTEDMVGHKLGEFAPTRTYKGHTDDDKKTRR, from the coding sequence ATGAGTCGCAGTCTGAAAAAAGGACCATTTATCGATGGTTACTTATTGAAGAAAGTGGAAGAAGTTGGTGAGTCCAACAAAAAAGTCGTGATCAAAACTTGGTCCCGTCGCTCCACAATTTTCCCGCAATTCATTGGTCAAACGTTTGGTGTATACGACGGTCGTAAACATGTTCCTGTATATGTAACTGAGGACATGGTCGGACACAAACTGGGCGAATTTGCTCCAACCCGTACCTACAAAGGTCATACGGATGATGATAAGAAAACGAGACGTTAA
- the rplB gene encoding 50S ribosomal protein L2 has protein sequence MPIKKYKPTSPARRNMSVSTFEEITTDQPEKSLLAPLSKTAGRNNQGKITVRHHGGGHKRKYRIIDFKRNKDGIPGRVATIEYDPNRTSNIALIHYADGEKRYIIAPKGLKVDDVIESGVGSDIKVGNCLPMENIPVGTVIHNIELQPGKGGQLVRAAGTEAQLLGKEEKYVTVRLSSGEMRKILKVCRATIGSVGNEDHELLKIGKAGRNRWLGQRPEVRGVVMNPNDHPHGGGEGRAPIGRKSPLSPWGKPTLGYKTRKKGKASDKYIVRRRTK, from the coding sequence GTGCCAATCAAAAAGTATAAACCGACATCCCCGGCTCGTCGTAACATGTCCGTGTCGACTTTCGAAGAAATCACAACGGATCAGCCGGAGAAATCGTTGCTTGCGCCACTGAGTAAAACAGCTGGTCGTAACAACCAAGGTAAAATCACTGTTCGTCACCATGGTGGTGGACACAAACGTAAATATCGTATCATCGACTTCAAACGTAACAAAGATGGAATTCCAGGCCGCGTTGCTACTATCGAGTATGACCCGAACCGGACTTCCAACATCGCTTTGATTCATTACGCTGATGGCGAAAAACGTTACATCATTGCTCCAAAAGGTCTTAAAGTGGACGATGTAATCGAATCTGGCGTTGGTTCCGATATCAAAGTCGGAAACTGCCTTCCAATGGAGAATATTCCAGTAGGTACAGTTATCCACAACATCGAACTTCAACCAGGAAAAGGTGGACAACTCGTTCGCGCAGCTGGTACTGAAGCACAATTGCTTGGTAAAGAAGAAAAATACGTAACAGTTCGCTTGTCTTCAGGTGAAATGCGTAAGATTCTAAAAGTTTGCCGCGCAACTATCGGTTCTGTAGGTAACGAAGACCACGAACTTTTGAAGATCGGTAAAGCTGGACGTAATCGCTGGCTCGGACAACGTCCTGAAGTACGTGGTGTTGTCATGAACCCTAACGATCACCCTCACGGTGGTGGTGAAGGTCGTGCTCCAATCGGTCGTAAATCTCCATTATCACCTTGGGGTAAACCGACTCTTGGTTACAAAACGCGTAAAAAAGGCAAAGCATCTGATAAATATATCGTTCGTCGCCGCACGAAGTAA
- the rplW gene encoding 50S ribosomal protein L23 produces MKDPRDIIKRPVITERTADYMNELKYVFEVDIRANKTEIKQAVEAIFNVKVSNVNTLRVPAKPKRYGRHFGYRPEWKKAFVTLTADSKPLEFFESV; encoded by the coding sequence ATGAAAGATCCTCGTGATATTATCAAACGCCCGGTGATTACGGAACGTACGGCTGATTACATGAATGAACTGAAATATGTTTTTGAAGTGGATATCCGTGCTAACAAGACCGAAATCAAGCAAGCTGTAGAAGCGATCTTCAATGTTAAAGTGAGCAATGTGAATACGCTGCGTGTTCCTGCTAAGCCAAAACGTTACGGACGCCACTTCGGATACAGACCGGAATGGAAAAAAGCATTCGTAACTTTGACAGCTGATAGCAAGCCGCTCGAATTCTTTGAATCGGTATAA